The Setaria italica strain Yugu1 chromosome IX, Setaria_italica_v2.0, whole genome shotgun sequence genome has a window encoding:
- the LOC101759581 gene encoding BEL1-like homeodomain protein 10 isoform X1 — translation MVMAKQHEKGSPKRAPNEPAPQSAVAERPSPPAPFRLELCGHCNDRRRQDDGSNGAGPLLLTLGPFGSATDGSCSCAVAPAPAPATMAVLRGSRYLRPAQELLGEVVRMADLAAGAGDEEAAAEKQERLDAGGRRAARLADKNDGDGIQAKLLGLLSEKKKKSMANRLQLESREERYFGELGRVASSFEPALGDGAASAYTSLMAQAMARHFGNLRRAILRRLRLHAAAAAKRTLRAGEEGERGDGGDDDDDDEEVTEEMVEMVARRTKLAAAARAEQAWRPLRGLPEGSVAVLRAWLFDHFLHPYPDDGEKLKLAVTTGLSRSQISNWFINARVRLWKPMVEEMYKDEFSEGSAVSRDDDTSASGASSSS, via the exons ATGGTCATGGCGAAGCAGCATGAGAAGGGCTCACCGAAGCGGGCTCCCAATGAGCCTGCTCCCCAAAGCGCCGTCGCCGAACGGCCAAGCCCGCCGGCGCCTTTCCGACTTGAGCTCTGTGGCCATTGCAACGACCGCCGCCGTCAGGACGACGGGTCGAACGGCGCTGGACCGTTGCTCCTGACTCTCGGCCCTTTCGGCTCGGCCACCGACGGCAGCTGCTCGTGCGCtgtcgcgccggcgccggcgccggccacgaTGGCCGTCCTGCGCGGGTCCCGGTACCTGAGGCCGGCGCAGGAGCTGCTGGGCGAGGTGGTGCGCATGGCCGAcctggcggccggcgcgggcgacgaAGAGGCTGCCGCGGAGAAGCAGGAGCGGCTCGACGCCGGCGGTCGCCGCGCGGCGCGTCTTGCGGACAAGAACGACGGCGACGGGATCCAGGCCAAGCTCCTAGGCCTGCTCAGCGAG aagaagaaaaaatccaTGGCAAATCGCTTGCAGCTGGAGAGCCGGGAGGAGCGCTACTTCGGCGAGCTGGGGCGCGTGGCGTCGTCGTTCGAGCCGGCGCTAGGGGACGGCGCGGCATCCGCCTACACGTCCCTGATGGCGCAGGCCATGGCGCGGCACTTCGGCAACCTGCGCCGCGCCATCCTGCGGAGGCTGaggctccacgccgccgccgcggcgaagcGGACGCTTCGGGCCGGCGAGGAGGgggagcgcggcgacggcggcgacgacgacgacgacgacgaggaggtgaccgaggagatggtggagatggtgGCCCGGCGGACGAagctggccgcggcggcgcgggcggagcaGGCGTGGCGGCCGCTCCGGGGCCTGCCGGAGGGCTCCGTGGCCGTGCTCCGGGCGTGGCTCTTCGACCACTTCCTCCACCC GTACCCCGACGACGGCGAGAAGCTGAAGCTGGCGGTGACCACCGGTCTGAGCAGAAGCCAG ATATCGAACTGGTTCATCAACGCGCGCGTGCGCCTGTGGAAGCCGATGGTCGAGGAGATGTACAAGGACGAATTCTCCGAGGGTTCCGCCGTTTCCAGGGACGACGACACCAGCGCCAGCggcgcctcctcgtcgtcgtga
- the LOC101759581 gene encoding BEL1-like homeodomain protein 11 isoform X2, whose product MVMAKQHEKGSPKRAPNEPAPQSAVAERPSPPAPFRLELCGHCNDRRRQDDGSNGAGPLLLTLGPFGSATDGSCSCAVAPAPAPATMAVLRGSRYLRPAQELLGEVVRMADLAAGAGDEEAAAEKQERLDAGGRRAARLADKNDGDGIQAKLLGLLSELESREERYFGELGRVASSFEPALGDGAASAYTSLMAQAMARHFGNLRRAILRRLRLHAAAAAKRTLRAGEEGERGDGGDDDDDDEEVTEEMVEMVARRTKLAAAARAEQAWRPLRGLPEGSVAVLRAWLFDHFLHPYPDDGEKLKLAVTTGLSRSQISNWFINARVRLWKPMVEEMYKDEFSEGSAVSRDDDTSASGASSSS is encoded by the exons ATGGTCATGGCGAAGCAGCATGAGAAGGGCTCACCGAAGCGGGCTCCCAATGAGCCTGCTCCCCAAAGCGCCGTCGCCGAACGGCCAAGCCCGCCGGCGCCTTTCCGACTTGAGCTCTGTGGCCATTGCAACGACCGCCGCCGTCAGGACGACGGGTCGAACGGCGCTGGACCGTTGCTCCTGACTCTCGGCCCTTTCGGCTCGGCCACCGACGGCAGCTGCTCGTGCGCtgtcgcgccggcgccggcgccggccacgaTGGCCGTCCTGCGCGGGTCCCGGTACCTGAGGCCGGCGCAGGAGCTGCTGGGCGAGGTGGTGCGCATGGCCGAcctggcggccggcgcgggcgacgaAGAGGCTGCCGCGGAGAAGCAGGAGCGGCTCGACGCCGGCGGTCGCCGCGCGGCGCGTCTTGCGGACAAGAACGACGGCGACGGGATCCAGGCCAAGCTCCTAGGCCTGCTCAGCGAG CTGGAGAGCCGGGAGGAGCGCTACTTCGGCGAGCTGGGGCGCGTGGCGTCGTCGTTCGAGCCGGCGCTAGGGGACGGCGCGGCATCCGCCTACACGTCCCTGATGGCGCAGGCCATGGCGCGGCACTTCGGCAACCTGCGCCGCGCCATCCTGCGGAGGCTGaggctccacgccgccgccgcggcgaagcGGACGCTTCGGGCCGGCGAGGAGGgggagcgcggcgacggcggcgacgacgacgacgacgacgaggaggtgaccgaggagatggtggagatggtgGCCCGGCGGACGAagctggccgcggcggcgcgggcggagcaGGCGTGGCGGCCGCTCCGGGGCCTGCCGGAGGGCTCCGTGGCCGTGCTCCGGGCGTGGCTCTTCGACCACTTCCTCCACCC GTACCCCGACGACGGCGAGAAGCTGAAGCTGGCGGTGACCACCGGTCTGAGCAGAAGCCAG ATATCGAACTGGTTCATCAACGCGCGCGTGCGCCTGTGGAAGCCGATGGTCGAGGAGATGTACAAGGACGAATTCTCCGAGGGTTCCGCCGTTTCCAGGGACGACGACACCAGCGCCAGCggcgcctcctcgtcgtcgtga